A single Nitrospirota bacterium DNA region contains:
- a CDS encoding LemA family protein, whose product MGSRISVFATFIISVLLLGLSGCGYNDLQGLDEDTKAAWSEVVNQYQRRADLIPNLVATVKGYAAHEKDTLEGVVQARAQATGIQVTPETLKDPVAFEQFQKSQAGLTSALGRLIAIAENYPNLKADQNFRDLQSQLEGTENRIAVARKRYIEKVAEYNKGVRYFPTNLTAKFLLHLEEKPNFTVADEKAVAKPPEVKFN is encoded by the coding sequence ATGGGCAGTCGTATCTCGGTATTCGCTACCTTCATCATTTCGGTTCTGCTTCTAGGCCTCTCAGGATGCGGCTACAACGATCTCCAGGGGTTGGATGAAGATACCAAAGCCGCCTGGAGCGAAGTGGTCAATCAGTATCAGCGGCGAGCCGATCTGATCCCGAACCTGGTCGCCACCGTGAAAGGTTATGCCGCGCATGAGAAGGATACCCTTGAGGGGGTCGTGCAGGCGCGTGCACAAGCCACGGGAATTCAGGTGACGCCTGAAACGTTGAAAGATCCGGTTGCCTTCGAACAGTTCCAAAAATCGCAGGCCGGTCTTACGTCGGCGTTGGGCCGCCTCATCGCCATTGCTGAAAATTATCCCAATCTGAAAGCCGACCAGAACTTTCGCGATCTCCAGAGCCAGCTCGAAGGGACGGAGAATCGTATTGCCGTCGCGCGCAAACGTTACATCGAGAAAGTCGCGGAGTACAACAAAGGCGTCCGTTATTTCCCCACGAACCTGACGGCCAAGTTCCTTCTCCATCTCGAAGAGAAGCCGAACTTTACCGTGGCGGATGAAAAGGCTGTGGCCAAGCCGCCAGAGGTCAAATTTAACTGA